Part of the Polaribacter sp. Hel1_33_78 genome is shown below.
AACGCTATTATCTTCCAAAAAACTTTCTTCGCTTATACGCCATCCCAAGGCAACAGATGGAAAGATTCCCCATCGATTATTTTCTGCAAAACGAGAAGATCCATCGCGACGTATAGAAGCAGTTAATAAATATTTGCTATCATAATTATAATTTAAACGACCATAAAAAGAGATGATAGCGTTACTTGGTTTGTCAAACGGAAATGGTGGATCGCTATTAGGAAATTGAGCGCCAGTATCTGCACGGAATGTAGGATAAAAATAATTCGTTCTTAAAAAATTATTGTAAGAATATCCTCCAGTAAAATCAATTTTACTTTTTATAGATTCCAATTCTTTGCTATAAAAAAGATATGATTCAAATAATACATTTTGAATTTCTCTTGCTGGACTTGCATAGTAGATATACCCACCAGAGTTGTCATTTGGAAAATAGGTAGACTCTACTGCATCTCTAAAAGTTGCTTTAGAAATATCATAACCGGCATTTACATTTACATGTAAATCTGGAAAAAAATGAAATTTATAATCTAACTGCAGATTTCCAATACTTCTTAAATTTTGATTTCTTTTGTTATTCTGTTCCAACATACTAACAGGATTGGTTAAACCTAATGCAGGATTACTTGCAAATTGTATGTATTGAAAGTAGCCACCATATGTTTGGTCTTCTACATGAACTGGTTGAGTAGGGTCAAAAGCTGTTGCTGTCCAAATAGCATTTTCATTAGCAATACGTTCATCTTCAAACGAACCTTTTAAATTTAAATTCACTTTTAAATGATTATCAAAAAACTTTGGACTTAAATTTAATAATGCTGTAGTTCTTTTGTAATTGCCCGTTTTTAAATTTCCATCTTGATTCAAAAAACCTACGGATACACGATAAGGTAGTGACTTTATTGCTCCACTCATACTAATATTATGCTCTTGAGTAAATGCAGGTTGAAAGATTTCGTCTTGCCAATCTGTATTTGCATTACCAACTGGTGTAATGCTAGTACCCAATCCTTGTATAACAGTTCTATATTGATCAGCAGTTAAAACATCTGCATTTCTCAAAATTGTTGAAACTCGAGTACTTGAAGACACACTCATTTTAAAACCAGTTAAACTTCCTTTTTTAGTTGTGATAATTACAACTCCATTAGAAGCTCTTGATCCGTAAATAGCAGAAGCTGATGCATCTTTTAAAACCGAAAAACTTTCGATATCATTGGGGTTTAATTGACTTAAAACTCCTGGTCCGCCATTCGCTCCTTCAACAGGCAATCCGTCTATAATAAACAATGGATCGTTGGTAGCACTTAAAGAAGATCCACCTCGAATTAAAATTGAGCTTCCCGCTCCTGGTTTACCACTTGACGGTGTTATCTGAACACCAGGTAATTTATTTGCAATTAAATCTTCTACATTTGTAACAGGTACATTCTGAAAATCTTTAGCACTTATAGAAGCTACAGAACCCGTTAAATCTTT
Proteins encoded:
- a CDS encoding TonB-dependent receptor, with the protein product MMIFYRPKKVETFKKILCVFLFFFSMVINAQNINVKGQIIDNKTKEPLPGVSILIKGTKIGVTSEFDGTYSIKSEKEAVLVFSYLGYTTKEVKVTATTLNVILEESAESLDEIVLIGYGSSKKKDLTGSVASISAKDFQNVPVTNVEDLIANKLPGVQITPSSGKPGAGSSILIRGGSSLSATNDPLFIIDGLPVEGANGGPGVLSQLNPNDIESFSVLKDASASAIYGSRASNGVVIITTKKGSLTGFKMSVSSSTRVSTILRNADVLTADQYRTVIQGLGTSITPVGNANTDWQDEIFQPAFTQEHNISMSGAIKSLPYRVSVGFLNQDGNLKTGNYKRTTALLNLSPKFFDNHLKVNLNLKGSFEDERIANENAIWTATAFDPTQPVHVEDQTYGGYFQYIQFASNPALGLTNPVSMLEQNNKRNQNLRSIGNLQLDYKFHFFPDLHVNVNAGYDISKATFRDAVESTYFPNDNSGGYIYYASPAREIQNVLFESYLFYSKELESIKSKIDFTGGYSYNNFLRTNYFYPTFRADTGAQFPNSDPPFPFDKPSNAIISFYGRLNYNYDSKYLLTASIRRDGSSRFAENNRWGIFPSVALGWRISEESFLEDNSVVSNLKLRASYGVTGQQDFDVEKNPEYNYYFQQGYNTGSLNNQYTFGDTTYTTISPQAFNPDLKWEQTASFNIGLDFGFIDNRISGSIDVYQKDTKDLINLTTIPLGVNFNNQLLLNIGTMQNRGVEFNLNAIPVQTENLTWNLNFNATFNENKITKLTNGNDDGVGLFSDATLVNTVGFPRNTFYLYHQVYDGNGMPIEGQMLDVNEDGNINAEDRYITNKSTLPKYLLGFSTNLQYKKWSFSTSFHANLDHYLYFQPYNSTVAITGFQVSQNLNQLYYDTRFKFNDDAQRFSDFYLQNASFLKMDNLNIGYNFGKTLLNSKLGLDLNFSVQNVFVITNYDGIDPEASGGYENAYPIPRIYALGVNLNF